A DNA window from Xanthomonas campestris pv. campestris str. ATCC 33913 contains the following coding sequences:
- a CDS encoding gamma-glutamyl-gamma-aminobutyrate hydrolase family protein, with product MTMVPLVGLPTDRSLHGPHPFLAAGEKYVRAVVEAAGAQPVLLPSLQPPLDAGAWLQRLDGLLLTGAVSNVEPHHYSDEPSWEGNPHDPARDATSLALIPQALARGLPVLAICRGLQEVNVALGGRLHQRVHEVPGLADHREDRSAPLDIQYGPAHPVQLQPGGWLAGMSDTAQVQVNSLHGQGIATLAAGLLVEATAPDGLIEAFRGPGPGFLLAVQWHPEWRVTQHPFYRAIFQAFGEACRQYAAQRGK from the coding sequence ATGACCATGGTTCCCCTGGTCGGGTTGCCGACCGACCGCAGCCTGCACGGGCCGCATCCGTTCCTGGCAGCGGGCGAGAAGTACGTGCGCGCGGTGGTGGAAGCGGCCGGTGCACAGCCGGTGCTGTTGCCCAGCCTGCAACCGCCGCTGGATGCCGGCGCCTGGCTGCAGCGGCTCGACGGCCTGCTGTTGACCGGGGCGGTCAGCAATGTGGAACCGCATCACTACAGCGACGAACCCAGTTGGGAGGGCAACCCGCACGATCCCGCGCGCGATGCCACCAGCTTGGCGTTGATCCCGCAGGCACTGGCGCGCGGCCTGCCGGTGCTGGCCATCTGCCGCGGGCTGCAGGAGGTCAACGTCGCGCTCGGCGGGCGCCTGCACCAGCGCGTGCACGAAGTGCCGGGCCTGGCGGACCATCGCGAAGACCGCAGCGCGCCGCTGGACATCCAATACGGCCCCGCGCATCCGGTGCAGCTGCAGCCGGGCGGTTGGCTGGCCGGCATGAGCGACACCGCGCAGGTGCAGGTGAACTCGCTGCATGGGCAAGGCATCGCCACGCTGGCCGCGGGGCTGCTGGTGGAAGCCACCGCGCCGGACGGCCTGATCGAGGCCTTTCGCGGCCCTGGCCCGGGGTTTCTGCTTGCGGTGCAGTGGCATCCGGAGTGGCGTGTCACACAGCATCCGTTCTACCGTGCCATCTTCCAGGCCTTTGGCGAGGCCTGTCGCCAGTACGCCGCCCAGCGCGGAAAGTGA